The Akkermansia sp. RCC_12PD genome contains the following window.
TGGCCAGCACCAGGCAAAGAAGCATGAATGCGGAACCAAAATAAACCGTAGCCTTTTTCAGCACGTCCGTCGTGCGGGCCCCAAAAGCCTGGTCCGTAATGGCCGCGCCGAAGGCCGCGCCCAGCCCCTCCTGCTTGGGTCTTTGCATAAGTACCACGCCCAGAAGAAGAAGGGAGACAACAACCAAAACGGCAAAAAGCAACTGAATGCTGATATTGAGTGAATCTGCTAGAAAAAGGTTCATGAGCGCGGGGAGTATGTGTGAATTCGAATGGTTTGTAAAGTCTAGGAAATGATTTCGTTATGCTCGTTGCAGACGATTTTCTTAGGGACAATGGGCTTGTCGGACAGGGCAAAGCTCATAATCACCACGCGTTCCCCCGTCTTGATCAGGTGGGCGGCGCCTCCGTTCATGATAATATTCCCCGTTCCCGCCGGGCCCTGCAAGGCATATGTTTCCAAACGATTGCCGGACGTGACGGAGGCCACGAGCACTTTCTCCCCGGGCCACAAATCCACCGCCGCCATCAGATCGGCAGGAATCTCGATGCTGCCTTCATACTGAACATCGCCGCGGGTAATCATGGCACGATGGATTTTTGATTTTAACTGCTCAACCAACATGACGTGCGAACACAAAACCCCCGATCGCCCCCGCGGTCAAGCCGACATCCTTCATTTTACAGTTTTTTGTGTCTTACTCTGCCCGTTCCAGCACTTCCGCGGCCTGCCGGGCATCCAGCGCAAGCTGGCTTTTCAGGGCGTCCAGAGAAGGGAATTTGGCTTCCGGCCTCAGAAACCGTACGGGCGTCACCTCCATCTGCGCTCCGTAAATATTCCCCGGCTGGCCGAACAGATGGGTTTCCAGCAGAAGCTCACCCGCTTCTCCTTCCACGGTGGGGCGTATTCCCAGATTGGCCACGCCGCCGTAACCCATCCCGTTCACGCAGGCGCGGACGGCGTAAACTCCCTGGGGGGGCAGCAACTCGGTACCGGGCCTCATGTTGGCCGTGGGGTAATCCAGCAAACGCCCCAGCTGGCGGCCATGAATCACCGTTCCCTGCCAGCGGAAGGGACGCCCCAGCAGCCGCATTGCCAGAGGAAAGTCTCCGAGCCGCACGGCCTCCCGGATGCGGGTACTGCTGACCCGCTCCCCATCGCGCAAAATGGCGGGAATGGCCGTCACCTTGAACCCGTAATGTTCTCCCAGGCTGCGCAAAGTTCCCACATCGCCCGCACGGTCGCGTCCAAAATGCCAGTCCTCGCCCACGACAACCTCGGCCACCCGGCAGGACGAACACAATTCCCCGATGAACTCTTCCGGGCTCATGGACGCCAGCGCCGCGGAAAACTCCAGGCTCAACACCATCTCCACGCCCATTTCTTCCAACAGGGCGAACTTTTCACGGTCCGCGGCCATAATGGCTGCCGGCGCCTCCTCCGGCCGGACGTGTGCCAGCGGATGACGGCGAAACGTCAGCACAGCGGGAATTCCGCCGTTCCTGCGGGCGCCTTCCACCGCGGCGCCAATCACCGCCGCATGGCCGACATGCAGCCCGTCAAACATCCCCATGGCCCAGTGCACGGGGGAGGACACGTCCTTCAATTGCTTGAACTCCTGGTAAACAAACATGCTTTTACTTGGCAATCAGGATGGCCGCCAGTTCCGCCAGGGAAAGCATTGTCCGGAACAACTCCTCCCTGGGCGCGGTTTTCAGGGTTTCCACCGTAATGGCCCGGTCCAGCGTAAAGCGGCCGGACTGCGTGCGCCGCAAGGCGCTCAAATGGGCTCCGCAGCCCAGCGCCTTTCCTATATCATAGGCATAGGAACGCACGTAAAAACCCTTGGAGCACTGAACGGTGAAATCCACTTCCGGAATGGCCATGCGGGTAATCCGGTGGCCGAAAACCTCCACGGGCCGCGGTTCACGGACAACTTCCTGCCCTTTGCGCGCCAGCTTGTACAGCGGCACGCCGTCCTTCTTGATGGCGGACACCATGGGAGGAATCTGCTCAAACTGCCCGTCAAACCGGTCAAAGGCATCCCTCACCGCCTCATCGGTAACACCTTCCACGGAATACTCCGCCACCACTTCCCCCATGGCATCCTGGGAGGAAGTCTCCACGCCCAGCGTCAGCGTGCCGGCGTATTCCTTGTGTTCGCACATCAGCTTGTCCTGAAGCTTGGTGGCCTTTCCCACCACCAGCATCAGCAGCCCCGTAGCCATGGGGTCCAGCGTACCGCAGTGGCCGATCTTCTTGATCCCCAGGGACCGGCGCGCAATCGCCACAACATCGTGGGAAGTCATGTCCTGCGCCTTGTCGATCAACAGTACGCCTGACGGAGTTTGTATGGAATCGGAATTATTCATGAAATCTGCTGTTGGAGCACGCGTTCCACTTCCGCCTGCATGGCCTCCAGAATAACGAGGCGCACTTCCTCAACCGGTCCCCTGATGCGCACTCCGGCAGCCATCGCATGGCCGCCGCCTCCAAAGCGGGAAGCCAACTCGGCCACGGAAATTTCCGTTACCTTGGACCTCAGGGAAATGCGGATGCGCGGATCGTCCTCGGACTCCTCCAAATAAGCGGCCAGCCAGACGCCCTGAACGGAACGCAGCAAATCAATCAATCCTTCCGTATCTTCCGGGCGGCAGCCTATCCGGGCCTTGGCCTCATTCGTCAGGCAAAAAGTGCAAATCCTGCCGTCCGGCGTCAACTGCATGCCATTGAGCACTTCACGGAACAACTGCATCTTCACCCACGGTTTCTCCTGATAGAGCTGGCGGTTGATATCCTGCACATTGACTCCCATCCGGATCAGGTCCGCCGCCAATTCCATCACGGCGGCCGTCGTCATCTGGTACTGGAAAGACCCCGTGTCCGTGCTGACGGCCACATAAAGGGCATCGCGCATCACCGGAGTAAAGGGAATGCCCAGATACTTGAAAAAATAATAAAGCACCGCCCCCGTGGCGCATTCATCCGGCAGAACGCACTGCACGTCCCCAAACCTCTCATTGGTCTGGTGGTGGTCGATGTTCGCCCACACCTTGGCTCCGGCCAGGGCACGCAGGCTCCGTTCCCCCAGGCGTTTCAAGGCGCCGTTATCCACGGAAATGGCCACTTCCACATCCACCGGTTCGTCAGGCGTGGAAATAATGTCCTCCACGCCGGGAAGAAAGGCCAGGCTGGCAGGAACGCCGTCCTCATTCATCATGACCACGTGCTTGCCCATGTTCTTCAGGGCATCCCCCAGAGCCAGCGTGGAGCCGATGGCGTCCCCGTCCGGATGGATATGCGCCACTACCGCAAAGCTGTCATAATTGCGGATCAAGTCCGCCAAAGGCGCAAATTCGGGACAATGTTTCCAATCTTCCATATGGTCTGCCCCGTTTGTATAGAAAAAGCCGCACCTGGACAATCACCAAGTGCGGCTTGAAAAGTCGTGTCAATCCCTGAAGAGGATTACTTCTTGGACTTCATGACCACGGGGGCAATATCGGCGCCCGGCTGGTTCAGGTCGTTGAACTTGGGAAGGGGAGTCAGGGGCGGAGCGCCCTGATCCTGGCAGCAGCAGGAAGCCATGATGCTTGCCGCGAAAGCGGAAAGAGCCAGAATGGTAATCTTCTTCATATGCGTGGTTAAATGATGGGTGATAAAGGATATGGAAATATCTTGGAGCATAAAAGCACACCATCCGGGCGGCCGTCAATCAAATTTGATAAAATCTGTTCCCGGAATGCCTTCCGGCCGGAGACGGACGGTTCTGCAAGGGGCAAGACGCATAAATCGCTGGCCTCACGGCATGGGAAGGTATAATGTCCGCAAAGCTGTTTTTGCTATGCCTTTCTCCGTTAGAATCCTCCGGTTTTTCGGCATCCTGCTGCTGGGTGTTTGCGCGCTGGGGGTAGCCGCCATAAGCTGGGCTTATCTGATTGAGCCCAACCTGCTGTTCGTCCGGCAGGTGGACTACCGCATTCCCCAGTGGAATGGGCGGGGCAGCCCCCTGAAAGTCGTTGTCGCCGGAGACCTCCATCTCATGCCCACCGCATTTGACGAAGTGAGAGTCCTACGCTACGTTCAGAGGATCATGCAGCTCAAGCCGGACCTGATCCTTCTGGTGGGGGATTATGCCCGCGGCTCCAGTAAAAACGCCAGCATGAACCCGCAAAAGGCGGCACAGCTCCTCCAAGGGCTGGAAGCACCCTGCGGGGTATTCGCGATTCAGGGCAACCATGATTTCACATTCGGCTGGAACAACTGGAAGAAGGAACTGACCCATGCGGGCATCAGGATTCTTGCCGACAAAAGCGTTCTCATCACGCTTAACGACGGGCGCAGGCTCCAGCTTTCCGGGCTTCTGGATTCCTTCCGCCACTCAAAAAAACAATTCCCGGAACGGCAGTCCCCAAACATCCCTCACATCGTATTGTGCCACCGTCCGGAAATCGACCACATTCTTTCAGAAGGGGACGCGGACTTCATCATCAGCGGCCATACGCACGGCGGCCAAATCCGCCTCCCCTTCAATCTGCTATGGTTTGAAGCCAGCCCGGAGCATACCCAGCCCTATACCTACCCCTGGCATATTTCCGCCGGAAACAAATATCTGATTACCAAAGGCCTGGGCACCAGCACGCTCCCCCTGCGCTTCAACTGCCCGCCGGAAATCTACCTGCTAACCTTGCACTGATGGCGGCAATCTGTTTCCGCATGGCAACAAACAGCCGCAGGTCTGTTTTTCACTGCTTGATTTTCTTCGGGCATATGCCAGCATGGAAAGTTCACCTGCCTCTCCATTCATGCCTGTTTCCGCCAATAAAACACCCGCAATAAAAAATGCCATCCTGTTCGGCAACGGACTGATGCGCACTTTGGGAAGCCCCAGCAGCCCGGACCTCCTCAAAGAAACCATCTGCAGCCGGCCCTGCGGAGAATGTGCGGGATCCTATTGCCCCTTCACCGAGGAAAAAAATTGCCTCCCTTTTCCTCTGATCTATGAATACCTGATCTTGAAGGAGCAAAAACAACATCCGGAAAAGAACATGCGCAGCCTCTCTGCCATGATGCGTGAAAAGCTCAAAAAACAGTTGGAACAGTTCACCCCGCAGAACCATCCGGAATCCATTCTGCACGCCCTCGCGGACCTCCGGGCGGATGATTACCTGACCACCAACTATGATACCTTCCTGCGCCGGATTCTGGAATTGCGGGGTTATGAACAAAAATCCAGCCAGCATTCGGAAACCAAATACAGCATCCGGCGCCATGCCTGCATGGAAAACAAGGAACATTCACATTCATGCCGCATCTGGAACATCCACGGCACCTACAACGACAAGCCGGATTCCTTCACTATCCAATATGGATACGAGCATTATTGCGGATGCATCGGCAAGATCGACAATTATTTAAAAGGCACATACACCTATCAGTTGCACAAAAAGGAAGTCTCCGTTCCGCGTATGTATAAAAAATTACAGGATTACAAGCTTCGGAAAGGAGAATCATGGATTGATGCCTTCTTTTTCTCCAATATTCATATCCTGGGCCTGAACCTTTCTCCGGAAGAAATAGACCTATTGTATATCTTGAATCTCAGGTCACGATGGCTGCGTGACCCAAAAATCAAAAACCGCATTCGGAATCGCATCGTCTTTTACGGACAGCCGACCAATGCTGTAAAAGCCCTGCTGGAACAATTCAGCGTGGAAGTCCGTTCCTCTTCTCCCGAACCACCTTGCGAAAACGCGAAGAATGAGGCATATGAAGATTATTACAAACGTGTTCTAAAAGACATCAAATCCGAAATGGGGCAATCTGGGAATTGACTCTTCCTTATCCCCTGTCTTCTTCATCAAATCGTTCCCGCAGCCTCAGAATTTTATTTCCGGTCATTCTATAAACCGGCTTGTAAAGGTACTTTTTCAGCACGGCCAGCGGAGTCCTGCCGGGAAGAGGACCGCGCAGAAGTCCGGCGTCTCGCATGGCCCGTTCGTAACGCTTCCCTTCATAGCGCCAATTATACCTCCAAGGCTTGTGAACACCCTGATAATGGAGAATTCCGGGCTCCAGGGCCGCTTCCACCGCCTGCCGGGGCGTCACGCCGCGCCAGAACTTCTCTCCGGGATTATTTTTCAAAATGCGCCGCGTCAGCCCGTCATGCCAATTCCAGCGGGGATGCAGAGGAACCGTCAATTCGCACAAGGCGCCGTTCAGAGCGTCCTGGTCCGGGCAGGTAAGCCTGTCCCTGTGGCTGACGGCATAATCCAGCACGGCGCGCACCAGCCCCTTCTCCCGGAAAACGTCCACATTCATCAGCAGCACTCCGGAGTTGAAATACCCCGTGCAGTTCAGCGGCATGTCCAGCCGTTCGTTAAAATGGGAACCGGGCTTTGAAAAATTCTCAAACACCACTCCCACCGCCTTTCCGGTCAGGTCCGTGCGGAAAAGCTCCGTCAAATCCCGGCAAACCAGCACATCAATATCCAGATAAAGAATATTGCCCTTTTCCTCCTTCAGCAGCTCCGGAATAAACACGCGCCCCCAGGCGGGTACGGGCCACTGTTCGGTATGGGGGAAATCGTGCTCCTCCAGGATATTAGAAATCTCAATAAACTCCAGCCGGCAATCGAACGGAGCCGCCAGCTCTTCCAGCTTGCGGCGGTTGCCGGCATCAATGTCGTCGGAAAGCACGTAAACCTTGTAAAAAGTGTCCGGCCCCGCCGTGTTCAGCAAAGAAAAAACCGTGACGCTCAAGGGCAGTATTCCCCGGTTGTCACTGGCGAGGACGACGGCGAATTCATTCTTTTTCATGGGAGGAAACGGGTAGGGTCAATGGCGGAACAGTTGAGGCACTCTCTTGCGCATCTTCTTCCAATAATAGGAAAAGCCCAGGCCGGACTTCCCGGCCAGCCAGGATTTCAGCAATTTGGCTTCCGTGGCGGTCAGGCAGCTGTCATCTTCTTCCGGACGGTACAGGCCTTCTTCACGGAGTACGCGGCACACTGTCCGGGTAACATCTTCCTGCTCGGAATGAGGCGCATACTTGCGTACATTGCGCACGCACATCACCAACAACCTTAGAAAAGCCGTCCGGTACTCCTCCAGCAAACCTTTCTCTTTCCATTCCTTTAAAACTAATAACGCCACTTTCACATAATCCAAGGACTTCACGGAACAACCAGAAGCAAATTCGTCCGTAATGGAACCACTCCGCTTGCGATAGACGTACAACGGCTTGCGCACGACACAGGCACGTTTGCAGAATGGAAACGTGAGGTAATGAAAATAAATATCCTCACATAAAAATCCTTCCGGAAACTGTGTTCCGTATTGTTCCACAACGGAACGCCGCACCATCATGCCATTGGCGCCATGGTGAACCTTTCCAATGGTGGACGGAGTACAGGGGATCCAGCTCGCGTCCGGTTCCGCTACGTCTTTTGGCAAATAGAAATCTTTCTTCTCCGGCTCATCCTCATAAAAATAGCGGTAACCGCACACCACCCGGTCCGCAGAACAGGCGCACGCCGTTTCGTACATCTCTCTTAAAGCGTCCGGTTCCATCCAGTCGTCGGAATCCACCAGGAGAAGGAACTCACCCTCCGCATGCTTCATCGCCAAGTTGCGCGTACGGGAAAGCCCTCCGTTAGAAGGAGCGCTGACTACCTTGACGCGAGGGTCCCGTTCCTTCCATTCCTCAAGAATGGACAGGGACGCGTCCGTGGAAGCGTCATCCACACAGATAATTTCCAAATCCGTGAAAGACTGGCTGCAAAGACTCTGCAAACACGCAGACACATAGGAAGCCACATTGTAAACGGGCACGATAACGGAAATTTTAACAGGATGCGTCATGGCCATTCTTTCCGGAAAGATTCAGGGACAAATAGGGTACCAGCGTGGACCACACTTGGTCCACCGTGATTTCCTCAATGCTTCCCGGGGAAATCAGGTTCGTGATACGGCAGGCCGTGATGGCGGACTTGCGCGTCCGGTGGCAGAAAATGGCCGTTACGGGTACTCCGGAATAGGCGCACATATGCGTAGGGCCCGTATCATTGCCCACACAGGCCAGGGAGCGCAACGCCATCTGAGGAATATCCATCAGAGAGGACTTGCCCAGAAAACTGACAGCCAGTGGAGAACTGGAGGCGATGGCCTCCACTTCCTCGGCTTCCGCCCTGGTGCCAATCACTACGGACGCTATGCCCCGCTCCGCCAGACGCCGCGCCAGGGAGCAGAAATTCTCCACGGGCCAGCGTTTGTAGGGATGTGAGGGGGAACACCCCGGAATCATCAGCACATACCGTTCCGGAAGTTCGTCAAAATGCCGGCCCTCCCCGTGCATGAAGGATAAATCCGTCAGGACGCGCTCCAGCCGATATGGCTCCCTTTCCACCTTCCCCAGACGAAACCCTCCGTTTTTCAACAATCTGCGGCGTTCTCCGGAATTGCAGGCCACCCAATCCATATCGCGGTTGAGCAGAAAGCGGATGGCCGGATAATAGCGTTTCCTGGTTCGGGAGGATTCCTGGAGGTCATATACCACGTCAAAATTTCCCTTAACGATGGAACGGATGGCCGCCCAGGTGGCACCCAGCTTCCAGTACGGAACCCGGTCATCCACGATGAAATCGTCAAACACGCCCAGCTGCTTCGCCATCGGGACGAACATTCCCATCGTCATCAGGGTGATGCGGGCCTCCGGATGAAGCTCCCGGAGACGTTTCATCGTCCCCATGGCCAGCACCACGTCGCCCAGGGCCCCGTGCTTGATGATCAAAATGCGTTGCGCAGGCATGAATGAAAAACAATCCGGGGTTAAACGTAGCTGTCCTCCCGGTCCAGATACTTCTGCACGTACTGCCGCACGCCGTCTTCCAGAGAAGTCATGGGAGCCGAATATCCGGCGGTGCGCAGCCGGGAAAGGTCAGCCTGCGTGTAATACTGGTATTTGCCCTTGAGTTCCTCAGGCATTTCCCGGTAGCCGATTTTTTCCTGAAGGCCCAGGGCATTGAACACCGCCTTGGCCAGATCGTAAAACGAACGTGCCTCCCCGGAGCCCACATTGAACAGGCCGCTCACTTCCGGATGGTCCAGCAGCCAGAGAACCACATCCACGCAGTCCCCCACCCACACGAAGTCCCGGAGCTGCCAGCCGTCCCTGTAGTCGGGATGATAGGACTTGAACAGCTTGACCGTCTCATTTACTTTTACTTGGGGGAAAATGTGGGCCACCACACTCTTCTGGCCGCCCTTGTGGTACTCATTGGGACCGTACACGTTGAAAAACTTGAGGCCGGCATACTGGAGAGGGACCGTGCGCCCTTCCCGCACTTCCCTGGCCACCTTCCGGTCAAACAGGGCCTTGCTCCATCCGTAGGCGTTCAACGGCCGCAGCGCATTGACATGCTCCAAGGACGGATTGTCGTCAAACCCCATGGAGCCGTCCCCGTAAGTGGCCGCGGAGGAGGCGTAAATGAACTGCTTCCCGTACAGGGTGCAGAATTCCCACAAGTACCAGCTCAATGTAAAATTCGTCCGGATAATCAGATCCGCATCCGTTTCCGTCGTCGCGGAAATCGCGCCCATGTGAATGACGGCCTCAATTTCTTCCGCGTGCGTTTCCATGTAATCGAACATGTCTTCCGGGGGCACCACCGCGCACAACTCCCGTTTGGCTATGTTCTTCCATTTGTCGGAGGAGCCCAGCGTATCCACCACGACAATATCTTTTTTGCCGGCCTTCTCCAGGGCTGCGACAATATTTGAACCGATGAATCCGGCTCCGCCTGTGACAATAATCATAACAGAAAAATAGATAAAGAAGTTGTACCGCCTTCTTTTACCACAGCCTCCCTGTGCTAGGCAACTGCCATTTGAAATGTCCCAGAACGCGACTTTTCAACAAATTTACGGTTCGGGTACTCCAACTCCTATCCGGACAAGATGGAAATCCATGGGAATGAAACCGCCTCAGCATACTTATCATACTTTTGTCCCGGCCCCCGGACACGCTCCTCCTCGTTGGGAAATTCTTCAATGACCTGCTTTTCCAAAATTACCATTGACCACGGACTATAAATCCGTTACCCATAAGAAGCCTCTTTATGCCTCCTGACGTCTCCATTATCGTTCCCTGCTATAATGTAGCCGCTTACATAGATGTCTGCCTGGAAAGCCTGACCCGGCAAACTCTTCGCAGCATAGAAATTATCTGCATTAATGACGGTTCCACGGACAACACATGGAACTGCCTGCTCCGGTGGCAGGCGAAGGATGACAGAATCATCCTTCTGAACCAATCCAATGCAGGCGTTTCCACCGCACGGAATGCGGGGCTGGATGCGGCGCGGGGACTGTACGTAGGTTTTGCGGACCCGGACGACTATGCGGACCCTGAAATGTATGGGCGCCTTCTTTCCGGAGCGCTGGAACATGATGCCGACGTGGTGGAATGCGGAAATCATGTTTTTTCCGATACCACGGCTGAGCTGATCGTCTCCAGAAGAAGATCGCCCGCATGGAACTTTGAATCGGATGCGTCTCCCGCCAACTTCTTCCGGGATTCCGTCTGGGGAAAGATGGATATCTGCGTATGGAGCAAGTTGTTCCGGAGAAGCATGCTGGAAACGCACAGCCTCCGGTTCCACGCCGATCTGAAATGTGGAGGAGAAGATGAAACATTCCGCCTGACAGTCCTTCCCCATGCTTCACGCCTTCTGTTCATTCCGGACTGCCTGTATTATTACCGCCTGATGCGCCGGGACTCCCTTTCCAGACACTGCGACGACATTCCCCACTCCCAATGCGTCCAGGAATTCCGAAGGCTGCTGTACATCGTGGACTATTGGAAGGCACGCGGCTGGTTAAACGCCGGCCTGTTTGCCTACGGCGTGCGGAAACTCAAGCCCTTTTTCATCTCCAAGCATCCGCTCTTCAACCGCATGACTCCTCCGCAGAAGCGGATCATTCTGGCATGGTGGCATGAATTCTACCGGCAGGCCGGAGGCGATCTCTTTTTCTCCACCCTTTCCGGACGAGACAGGCAACTGGCCGATCTGCTCAATTCAGTACCTCCTCCTTCCAACGGCTTCAGCCGCATTTTGCTGCTGGCCGGGTCCTGCCTGCCGGGACAGAAGGGCAGGTATTATTCCTGCAAACGGGTCCTTTCCACCTACCTCTCTGATACCCGCTCCTTCTCCGGACTCCCGACAGCCTCTCCGCAAAGGCCTGATTGACACTGCTCCACCTTCCCTATATAACACAGCACATCAACTTCCCGCTTGATGAACCATTTTATTTCATTCGCAGACTCCCGCATGACGGACTCCCTGAACCGTCTGTGCCGGCAGGCGGAGGCCCTGGAGTTTTTCGATGAAACCACGTCGTTCACGGAACACGACCTTCTCCCGGAATTCACCAGCCGCATGGGCAAATACCTGACTCCCTCCTGCAAGGGATTCGGCTACTGGTCCTGGAAACCGTGGATCATCAGCCACGCCCTGCAGAAAATGAAGGATGGGGACCGTCTCCTGTATCTGGATGCCGGCTGCCACATCAATCCGGCAGGCATGAAACGCTTCCGGGAATATGTGGACATTCTGGACCGGGACAACAATGGCATGCTGGCATTTTACAATGGACAGCCTGAATACAAATGGACCAAGGGGGACATCTTCCGCCATTTCTCCATCTCTCCGGAAAATACCCGCATCACGCATAGCCAACAAATCGCGGCCGGACATGTCTTCATCAAAAAAAGCCCCAGGGCGGTAGAATTGATCCGGGACTGGCTCCATATCTTTTACAACCATCTGAATCTGGTGGACAACTCCCCCTCTGTCTCTCCCAATCTGGAGGAATTCGTAGAAAACCGGTACGACCAAAGCATTTTTTCCATTCTGTGCAAACTGCGCGGCGTTACTGCCCTTCCCTGTTCGGAGACTTATGCGGAAGACTGGGACCGACTGGCCTTGTTTCCATTCCAGGATAGGCGCGACATCAGCGTTTCCCCAACACAAAAAACCTGCGGGAACCTGTGGAGACGCCTCTTCCGCAAAACAGGTTAACGGATGTTTCCGGAACAGCCGGTCGCCAGTATCTCCCTATACAGACTCGCATAACGGGACGCAATCACAGGATAGGAAAACTCTCTCTCCGCATACTCCCTTCCGGCATGGCCCAGGCGTTTCAACAA
Protein-coding sequences here:
- a CDS encoding glycosyltransferase, with the protein product MPPDVSIIVPCYNVAAYIDVCLESLTRQTLRSIEIICINDGSTDNTWNCLLRWQAKDDRIILLNQSNAGVSTARNAGLDAARGLYVGFADPDDYADPEMYGRLLSGALEHDADVVECGNHVFSDTTAELIVSRRRSPAWNFESDASPANFFRDSVWGKMDICVWSKLFRRSMLETHSLRFHADLKCGGEDETFRLTVLPHASRLLFIPDCLYYYRLMRRDSLSRHCDDIPHSQCVQEFRRLLYIVDYWKARGWLNAGLFAYGVRKLKPFFISKHPLFNRMTPPQKRIILAWWHEFYRQAGGDLFFSTLSGRDRQLADLLNSVPPPSNGFSRILLLAGSCLPGQKGRYYSCKRVLSTYLSDTRSFSGLPTASPQRPD